ATGGGACAGCCCACACTTAAAGGTGTAAATCCATTTTCCCATGCGCACTCAAGATGTTCAAGGGCATTCTTGCGGCTTCCGGGATAAAGAGTGTTACAGTCGGTCAGAAACGGATGACCGCCCAGCTCCTTTACCACATCAGCAACGGCTTTCGCATAATTCGGACGGAGATAACTAATGTTACCCAACTCACCAAAATGCATTTTGATTGCAACAAATTTGTTATCCATATCGATTTGATCGATACCCGCCTTCCGGATCAGCTTTTTAAGCTTCGTCGGGAGCCCTTCATTTAGCTTTGTTCGAAAATCCGTAAAATAAACCTTTGATTTATCCATTATTAATCACTCCTATATTTAATTCTTGCCATATTATGTAATTCAGGCATGTCCACTAATGCACCAATCAATGTTCTATATTATTATAATGCTTTGAGTTAACTCCAAGTCAATTACTTTTTCTACTTTTTTAGTTATAGGGCGTATAAGGACTTCAGCGCTATATTTAAATCACTATCTATTACTCACTTTAAAAACAAGACAGAGAGATATTTGAAGTATCTCTCTGTTTATATAAAGCACATTTGATATTAACTCTATTAATCCTATTACTCCACTGTAACCGATTTGGCCAGATTTCTCGGTTTATCCAGATCCAATCCCTTACCAACCGATACATAATAGGATAACAGCTGTAACGGTATCACAGCAAGCGATGTAGTGAAATGACTATCCGTCGTCGGAATATAGATGGTCATATTAGATACCTTCTCAGCCTCTTCATTACCTTCATTGGTGACTGCTAATACAAAGGCACCCCTCGACTGAACTTCTACGATATTACTGATGGTCTTTTTATATAGAGACTCCTGAGTGAGTAATGCAGTGACCAAGGTATCCTCTTCGATCAAGGCGATCGGTCCATGCTTCAATTCTCCTGCTGGGTACGCTTCCGAATGAATATAGGATATTTCCTTCAGCTTCAGGGAGCCTTCCAGAGCAGTTGCATAATCCACTCCTCTTCCTATGAAAAAGCTATCCTTCACTGCTACAAACTTAGAAGCAATGTATTGAATCTGTGTCACATTCTTATCTAAAATGGTTTGAATTTGCTCCGGCAGTTTACATAAATCCTGAAGCAGTGAATCAAATCTTTCCTCTGTTATTGTTCCGCGAACCTTGGCAAAACGCAATGCCAGCAGATATAGAGCGGCAATTTGTGTGGAATATGCCTTCGTGGTAGCTACTGCAATCTCAGGGCCTGCCCAGGTATACATTACATTATCTGCTTCTCTTGCAATTGAACTACCCACTACATTTACGATACCAAGAACTTTAATTCCCTGCTTCTTCGCTTCCCGTAACGCCGCAAGAGAATCTGCGGTCTCCCCAGACTGACTGATGATGACGGTCAGTGTACCTTTCTCGAGGATTGGGTTCCGATAGCGAAATTCCGATGCCAAATCCACCTCCACTGGAATTCTTGCCAAATCCTCAATTACATATTTTCCAGTCATACCGGTATGATAAGCGGAACCACAAGCTACAATATATATTTTCTTTAAGTTCTTAATATCCTCTTCGCTCATATTCAACTCGTCAATGACGATATCATTATCGCGAATTCTTGGCATTATGGTATCTCTGACTGCCTTTGGCTGTTCATGGATTTCCTTCAGCATGAAATGCTCATAACCACCCTTTTCCGCAGCGGTAATATCCCATTCCACAGTCTTCAATTCCTTTTCAATCGGTTCCAAATCAGAATTGGTAATGCTTACTTTATCTCTTGTCAGAGTAACGATTTCACCATTTTCAATATAATATACACTTCTGGTATATTTTAATATTGCAGGAACATCGGAAGCAATATAGTTTCCGTTCTCTGATACTCCTACAATCAGAGGGCTATCCTTACGAACAGCATAGAATTCATTGGGACGATCCATGAACATAATTCCCAACGCATAGGATCCTTCTAATTTCGTCATCACCTTTGCTATGGTCTCAAGTGCGTCTCCCTTATAATAATAGTCCAGTAGCTGTACTACCACTTCTGTATCGGTTTGACTTTGGAAGGCATATCCCTTTTCTTCCAAACGCTTCTTAATCTTACTATAATTTTCAATAATTCCATTATGTACCACTGCAATCGTTTCATTGGAATTATAGTGAGGATGAGAATTCGTATCGGAAGGAGCACCATGTGTT
The nucleotide sequence above comes from Variimorphobacter saccharofermentans. Encoded proteins:
- the glmS gene encoding glutamine--fructose-6-phosphate transaminase (isomerizing), which translates into the protein MCGIVGYIGKDQAAPILLDGLSKLEYRGYDSAGLAVSDGTKIQISKCKGRLKVLSELTNGGLSIQGTMGIGHTRWATHGAPSDTNSHPHYNSNETIAVVHNGIIENYSKIKKRLEEKGYAFQSQTDTEVVVQLLDYYYKGDALETIAKVMTKLEGSYALGIMFMDRPNEFYAVRKDSPLIVGVSENGNYIASDVPAILKYTRSVYYIENGEIVTLTRDKVSITNSDLEPIEKELKTVEWDITAAEKGGYEHFMLKEIHEQPKAVRDTIMPRIRDNDIVIDELNMSEEDIKNLKKIYIVACGSAYHTGMTGKYVIEDLARIPVEVDLASEFRYRNPILEKGTLTVIISQSGETADSLAALREAKKQGIKVLGIVNVVGSSIAREADNVMYTWAGPEIAVATTKAYSTQIAALYLLALRFAKVRGTITEERFDSLLQDLCKLPEQIQTILDKNVTQIQYIASKFVAVKDSFFIGRGVDYATALEGSLKLKEISYIHSEAYPAGELKHGPIALIEEDTLVTALLTQESLYKKTISNIVEVQSRGAFVLAVTNEGNEEAEKVSNMTIYIPTTDSHFTTSLAVIPLQLLSYYVSVGKGLDLDKPRNLAKSVTVE